The Armatimonadota bacterium genome includes a window with the following:
- a CDS encoding tetratricopeptide repeat protein yields MSNGQEALRTLIGTSAVATALLAATAPCIGQNTAHRSSANTLLLIPEAAVHGADLKRGFQATLALRLRELFRGENRFQVIQFSANEPSVERAIRENTIQAADVINAGDSGAQQRIADAIGAQYIFWFNPQKDRNGITTSIRFQSEAAIGVWQTDLAQDVAAPSKIQKKKLTQDEMAALTAQAVAADLQIPYRLPASLKRFNHKTVVQVAQAKIIKTPAGNAPPATPPSKSPPPDGPPVGPATSVTAPPATTITPPNSVHPLGPPVLPPAQQPTPPTTPSIQIDPHTGAPATPAEDPTALAVRYRQTGDTANVIVALRRAINDKPMDVGLRQQLVQAYLDRNMPDSAVAEVKRAIALSPTNPGLQRAYGQALLAGGNVTQATAVFQAAAAANPTDVSLKVALGDTELAQDQFDAAIQTYLDASKLDPKSPLPWSRLAHTYLLKAASDLTQYPRSIDAVQKERSLLPPADTETWLKAYKSLVKVITARERDLITELQSDLAAATSGAHTQNDLLRFASDLHDRAFAAADYLDKLPAAAGLDVAQAHYQQGAQIALQTVDMFRNYLKAPIADQVNDIQSSAVDALRELTAGDARLSPPAPGADSGVTTTHD; encoded by the coding sequence ATGTCAAACGGGCAAGAAGCTTTGCGGACCCTGATCGGCACATCGGCGGTGGCGACCGCTCTTTTGGCGGCTACCGCTCCATGCATCGGGCAGAATACTGCGCACAGATCGTCCGCCAACACTCTGCTGCTGATCCCGGAAGCCGCGGTGCATGGCGCCGATCTTAAGCGCGGCTTTCAGGCCACGCTCGCACTCAGGCTGCGTGAGCTGTTTCGCGGCGAGAACCGGTTTCAGGTCATCCAGTTCAGCGCGAATGAACCCAGCGTCGAGCGCGCGATCCGGGAAAACACGATTCAGGCGGCGGACGTGATCAACGCTGGTGACTCCGGGGCGCAGCAGCGCATCGCCGACGCCATCGGCGCTCAGTATATCTTCTGGTTCAATCCTCAAAAGGATCGAAACGGCATCACCACATCGATACGCTTTCAGAGCGAGGCGGCCATCGGCGTGTGGCAAACGGACCTTGCGCAGGATGTCGCCGCGCCCAGTAAGATTCAGAAAAAGAAGCTGACGCAGGACGAAATGGCCGCGCTAACTGCGCAAGCCGTGGCGGCCGATCTGCAGATACCGTATCGGCTGCCGGCCAGCCTCAAGCGCTTCAACCACAAGACGGTGGTTCAGGTGGCGCAAGCCAAAATCATCAAAACACCGGCAGGTAATGCGCCGCCAGCCACTCCGCCATCGAAGAGCCCCCCGCCGGATGGGCCGCCGGTCGGACCGGCAACCAGCGTCACGGCGCCGCCCGCTACAACCATAACGCCACCGAACTCCGTGCACCCCCTCGGCCCTCCCGTGCTGCCGCCGGCGCAGCAGCCGACACCGCCAACGACGCCGAGCATACAGATCGATCCACACACCGGCGCGCCGGCAACGCCTGCCGAAGACCCCACCGCGCTTGCCGTGCGTTACCGCCAAACGGGCGATACAGCTAATGTGATCGTTGCGCTGCGTCGAGCCATCAACGACAAGCCTATGGACGTTGGGTTGCGCCAGCAGCTCGTTCAGGCGTATCTCGACCGCAACATGCCGGATTCGGCGGTTGCCGAGGTCAAGCGGGCCATTGCGCTTTCTCCAACCAACCCCGGCCTTCAGCGAGCCTACGGCCAGGCGCTGCTAGCCGGCGGCAATGTGACGCAGGCGACGGCGGTGTTCCAGGCGGCCGCAGCGGCAAACCCAACCGATGTAAGCCTCAAAGTGGCGCTGGGGGATACCGAGCTGGCGCAGGATCAGTTCGACGCCGCTATACAAACCTACCTGGATGCCTCGAAGCTGGATCCCAAAAGCCCGCTGCCCTGGAGTAGGCTGGCGCACACCTACCTGCTGAAGGCCGCATCCGACCTGACACAATATCCCAGGAGCATCGACGCGGTGCAAAAAGAGCGGTCACTGCTGCCTCCGGCTGATACGGAGACCTGGCTGAAAGCTTACAAGTCGCTGGTCAAGGTGATCACTGCGCGTGAACGCGACCTGATTACGGAGCTGCAGTCGGATCTGGCGGCCGCAACCAGCGGTGCGCATACCCAGAATGACCTTCTGCGCTTTGCCTCGGATTTGCACGATCGCGCTTTCGCAGCCGCCGACTACCTGGATAAGCTGCCGGCTGCCGCCGGGCTTGACGTGGCGCAGGCGCACTACCAGCAGGGCGCGCAGATCGCACTGCAAACGGTGGACATGTTCCGAAACTACCTCAAGGCGCCAATCGCCGACCAGGTGAACGATATACAGTCCAGCGCCGTCGACGCGTTACGAGAGCTGACCGCGGGCGACGCCCGTCTATCGCCGCCCGCCCCGGGCGCCGACAGCGGCGTAACCACTACGCACGATTGA
- a CDS encoding DNA translocase FtsK — translation MSTDRRRSAAAAPMPARRMQDLIGLALFCFGAISLISLATPQPGPVPTALNAALRLAAGDGSWAIPLGTMFAGSMFLIGYQRLSLSHSSIGTLLLWLAFVCSRQLDTMPAGATWNPALASGAGGAAGWAIGAGLSAAAGGLIARLVIVFSALAGIVLLADRPLIDVARRCLDLAAPAGRAGTAMTRRAGSGFISRLRAYLDRRAEVRAEALIEQEDDEEGEEDLREYDGLASTVPEPAEMKEPARVFALPASEAVAADTTAATITAAVEQKTEPAPVPLTARPESNGKPAQPSLTGFALPPLSLLKDTGAATAQRTQAEVDEKARIIERTLEEFRIGATVVEVAAGPTITRFEIQLAPGIKVSKIVSLADNLTMSLAAIDVRVEAPIPGKSAIGVEVPNAHPVTVRLRECLNTQEFQEAPSLLTIALGKDVAGQHRYADLTRMPHLLIGGSTNSGKSVFLNTLIASLVYRATPEEVKLLMVDPKQVELSLWDGIPHLLHPVVKDVKQAAGLFRAALKEMSRRFDLFAAIGTRGIDGYNSRVTREERLPYMVLIVDELSDLMMQQGPEVEASICRLAQMARATGIHLVLATQRPSVNVVTGTIKANICSRIAFAVASQVDSRTILDAGGADRLIGRGDLLFLPLDAAKPTRIQGCYMSEADTNALVSYLRAQGRPDYSFEIPDPLGGGGRDADEPGDDVDDEFFEQAVRLVVTQGQCSVSSLQRKFRIGYTRAARIAEMMEERGIVGPPNGAKPRDLLISPVQAEELFRVQMAPAMDGAERETDAV, via the coding sequence ATGTCGACAGATCGGCGCAGGAGCGCCGCCGCCGCGCCGATGCCGGCGCGGAGAATGCAGGACCTCATCGGGTTGGCGCTCTTTTGCTTTGGCGCAATCAGCCTGATATCGCTTGCTACGCCTCAACCCGGACCCGTACCCACCGCGCTCAATGCAGCGCTGCGGCTGGCAGCGGGCGATGGGTCGTGGGCGATCCCGCTCGGCACAATGTTCGCCGGCTCGATGTTCCTCATCGGCTACCAGCGGCTATCACTTTCTCACTCCTCCATCGGCACACTGCTTCTCTGGCTCGCCTTTGTCTGCAGCCGGCAGTTAGACACGATGCCCGCGGGGGCAACCTGGAACCCAGCGCTGGCTTCGGGCGCAGGAGGCGCAGCGGGCTGGGCGATCGGCGCCGGTCTCTCGGCAGCCGCCGGCGGCCTGATTGCACGACTGGTGATAGTATTCTCCGCACTCGCCGGTATTGTGCTCCTGGCTGACCGCCCGCTGATTGATGTCGCCCGCCGCTGCCTCGATCTCGCCGCTCCGGCCGGGCGAGCCGGAACTGCCATGACCCGACGCGCCGGCAGTGGCTTTATCTCCCGTTTGCGGGCTTACCTGGATCGGCGTGCCGAGGTCCGGGCCGAGGCGTTGATTGAGCAGGAAGACGACGAGGAGGGTGAAGAGGATCTACGCGAGTATGACGGACTCGCTTCAACCGTGCCCGAGCCTGCGGAGATGAAGGAACCGGCACGGGTATTTGCCCTGCCGGCATCCGAAGCCGTAGCGGCCGATACCACCGCCGCTACCATCACTGCAGCGGTGGAGCAGAAGACCGAGCCGGCGCCGGTACCGCTTACCGCGCGACCGGAGAGCAACGGCAAGCCAGCCCAGCCCAGTCTAACCGGCTTTGCCCTGCCGCCGTTGAGCCTGCTGAAGGATACCGGCGCGGCTACGGCACAGCGCACTCAGGCAGAGGTGGACGAAAAGGCCCGCATCATCGAGCGCACGCTTGAGGAGTTCCGCATCGGTGCTACGGTGGTCGAGGTGGCTGCCGGACCCACAATCACGCGGTTTGAGATTCAGCTGGCGCCAGGCATCAAGGTCAGCAAGATCGTGAGTCTGGCCGATAACCTGACGATGAGCCTGGCAGCCATTGATGTGCGCGTGGAGGCGCCGATTCCCGGCAAATCTGCGATTGGCGTGGAGGTGCCGAACGCGCACCCGGTCACTGTGCGGCTGCGTGAATGCCTGAACACGCAGGAGTTTCAGGAGGCGCCATCGCTGCTCACCATTGCGCTTGGAAAGGATGTTGCCGGCCAACACCGCTACGCAGACCTGACCCGAATGCCGCACCTTCTCATTGGAGGCAGTACCAACTCCGGCAAGTCGGTCTTCTTGAACACACTCATCGCCAGCCTGGTCTATCGCGCGACACCCGAAGAGGTGAAGCTGCTTATGGTCGATCCCAAGCAGGTGGAACTCAGCCTCTGGGACGGCATTCCGCACCTGCTGCATCCGGTGGTCAAAGACGTGAAGCAGGCTGCCGGCCTGTTTCGAGCCGCACTCAAGGAGATGTCGCGGCGCTTCGATCTGTTTGCGGCGATAGGCACACGGGGTATTGATGGTTACAATTCGCGCGTAACTCGCGAGGAACGCCTGCCCTATATGGTTTTGATTGTGGACGAACTATCGGACCTGATGATGCAGCAGGGCCCTGAAGTTGAGGCGAGCATCTGTCGCCTGGCTCAGATGGCGCGCGCAACCGGCATTCATCTGGTTCTGGCCACGCAGCGGCCTTCGGTCAACGTGGTCACCGGTACCATCAAGGCCAATATCTGCTCGCGCATCGCCTTTGCCGTTGCCTCTCAGGTCGACTCGCGCACCATCCTGGATGCCGGGGGAGCGGATCGACTGATTGGCCGCGGAGATCTGCTCTTCCTGCCGTTGGATGCCGCCAAACCAACACGGATTCAAGGTTGCTATATGAGCGAGGCAGATACTAACGCGCTCGTGAGCTACCTACGCGCGCAGGGCCGTCCGGACTACTCGTTTGAGATACCGGATCCGCTCGGAGGCGGCGGACGGGACGCCGACGAGCCTGGCGACGACGTGGATGACGAGTTCTTTGAGCAGGCGGTGCGGCTGGTGGTCACGCAGGGCCAGTGCTCCGTATCGAGCCTGCAGCGCAAGTTCCGGATCGGATACACGCGCGCGGCACGCATCGCGGAGATGATGGAGGAGCGCGGGATCGTAGGCCCACCGAACGGAGCCAAGCCGCGCGACCTCCTGATCTCGCCGGTGCAGGCCGAAGAGTTGTTTCGAGTACAGATGGCGCCCGCTATGGACGGCGCAGAACGCGAGACCGACGCGGTTTGA
- the ndk gene encoding nucleoside-diphosphate kinase has translation MQRTFVMVKPDGVQRRLAGEILRRFESRGLRIVGLKQLVPNRQLAEAHYAIHASRPFYGELVQFIISGPVVAMVLEGTEAIALCRTMIGATKPLDALPGTIRGDFTTELKANLVHGSDSELSAKTEIALWFRPEELLPE, from the coding sequence ATGCAAAGAACGTTTGTTATGGTGAAACCCGACGGCGTGCAGCGCCGTTTAGCCGGCGAGATTCTGCGCCGGTTTGAGTCGCGCGGCTTGCGGATTGTCGGCCTGAAGCAGCTGGTTCCAAATCGACAGCTGGCTGAAGCGCACTACGCCATCCATGCGTCACGACCCTTCTATGGTGAACTGGTGCAGTTCATCATCAGCGGCCCTGTGGTTGCTATGGTGCTTGAGGGTACTGAGGCAATTGCACTCTGCCGTACGATGATTGGTGCTACCAAACCGCTGGACGCGCTGCCCGGCACGATCCGCGGTGACTTCACCACGGAACTGAAAGCCAATCTGGTGCACGGATCGGACAGCGAGCTGTCGGCCAAGACTGAGATCGCGCTCTGGTTCCGGCCCGAGGAACTGCTGCCCGAGTAG